In Rhodanobacter humi, the genomic stretch GTTGCTGGTCGCTCAGTTCGTCGGCCAGCGGGTGATGGCGCGCCGGCTCGATGCGCTGGCCCAGCAGCACCTGCAGCCAGCCGGTTTCGGCGAACAGCTCCTCGCCCTCGCGGAAGATCATGCCGGTGCGCCGGAACAGCTCGATGCGCCGTGCCAGCTCCGGCGGTATCTCCATCGCGCCGCACTGGCGCCAGAACGGCGTATCGGTGCGCTCGGTGGCCTTGTAGTGCAGGATCAGGAAGTCGCGCACGCGCTCGTACTCGAAGCGGGTCTGGCGGTTGTACTCGTCGATCAGTTTCGGGTCGCAGTGGCGGTCGGGGAACATCGCCAGCAGGCGGTTCACGCCCGACTGCACCAGGTGGATGCTGGTCGATTCCAGCGGCTCCATGAAGCCTGCAGCCAGGCCCAGCGCGAGGCAGTTGCGGTTCCACGCCAGCTTGCGCATGCCGGTGACGAAGCGCAGCGGGCGCGGATCGCCCAGCGGCTCGGTTTCGAGCGTGCCCAGCAATTGCGCCGCGGCCTCGTCGTCGCTGATGAAGCGGCTGCAGTACACGTGGCCGTTGCCGGTGCGGGTCTGCAACGGGATGCGCCACTGCCAACCCGCGGTGCGCGCCAAGGCCTGGGTGTACGGCCGCATCGGGCCGCCCGGCGCGCTGCCCACCGCTAGCGCGCGGTCGCAGGGCAGCCAATGCTGCCAGTTCTCGTAGCCGGTCTTCAGCGCGCCCTCGATCAGCAGGCCGCGGAAGCCGGAGCAGTCGATGAAGAAGTCGCCCTCGACCGTGCTGCCGTTGTCCAGCAGCAGCGACTCGATGTGGCCGTCCTCGGCGTGCAGGCGCACGTCGACGATCTTGCCCTCGATGCGTTCGACGATGCCGGGCGCGATGTGCTTGCGCAGGTACTGGCCGTACAGCGAGGCATCGAAATGGTAGGCGTAGCGGATGCCGCCCAGCGGGCTGTTCGGCACCTTGTCCAGCCGCGCGAAGCGGTTCTGGGCGGCCGCGGCGGCGTTCAGCGAATGCGCCCACAGGCCGTGTGCGCCGGGGCGGCCGCGGCTGCGCAGCCAGTAGTGGTGGAACGGCGTCAGCCCCAGCGGCAGGCCGAGGTCGCCGAACGCGTGGAGGTAGGACTCGCCCACGCGGGTGAAATCGTTGAGCTGCACGCCGAGCTTGAACGTGCCGTGCACGGCACGCAGCATGTCGTCCTCGTCGATGCCGAGGAAGCGGTTGACGTGCAGGATCTGCGGGATCGTCGCCTCGCCCACGCCGACGGTGCCGATCTCGGCCGATTCCACCAGCGTGATCTTGAGCTGCGAACCCAGCGCGCGGGCGAGCAGGGCGGCCGTGAGCCAACCTGCGGTGCCGCCGCCCACGATCACCAGGCGGCGGATGCGTGCGTCGTCGATGTCGTCACCCATGCCGGCTCCTGGAAGCCTGTCGGACTTTGATTGGCCGGTCTGCGAATCCGGCTGTGTGGCCCATATTTCCGCCATTTCTTGCCCCATAGAACCACTATGGGGCGGCGAATTGTCGAAAATCTGTCCTCACACAGTCGGACTCTCGCCTCGACCATCAAAGCCCGACAGGCTCCTCGCTTGCCCATGCGCGTTCCATCATCGCACCGGCGTCATGAAAAAAAGTCCCCGCTGGTTTGCACGCAGCGGGGCACGGGGAGTTACCTGGAACTTTAGGTGCGACCGCTTACTGGAACTTGTACGAGGCGCCGATCGAGTAGGTGCGGCCGTAGCGTTCCCAGGTCTGCACCTGGCGCGGGTCGTTGTTCTGGAACGTGGTGAAGATCTTGTTCGACAGGTTGGCGCCCGTCGCGATCAAGGTCAGGCCCTTGAAGCGGCCGCTCTCGAACGTGTAGCTCACCTGGGCGTCGTAGGTGCTGCCGCCCTTCAGCGTCTGCTCGATGCGCGTGGCGCTGATGCCGGACACCTCGCCCAGGAAGCTGGAGCGGTAGCTGTCGCTGATGCGCGCCTCGAAGCCGTTGTGCTGGTAGTAGATCGTGCCATTGGCGACCCACTTCGACAGGCCCGGCACGGTGATCGGCGTGGCGTTGCCCGGGTACACCAGCGAGCTCTTGGTGCGGTTAACGCTGAGGATGGTGCCGAAGCCGTCGAGCACTGGGGTGAGCAGGTTGAACGGCAGGTTCAAGGTGCCCTGCAGGCCCTTCACGTAACCGCGGCCATCGTTGGTCGGACTAGTCATGATGCCGTAAGTGGTGCCCAGTTGGGCCACCTGTGCCGGCTTCAGCAGGAACGGCATGAACGGCGCGAAGTTGTACAGGTACGACGAGCTCGGGTTGATGTAGTCGTGCAGGCCGATGAAGTAGCCCGACACCGAGAAGTAGCCGCCACCGCCACCGCTGCGGCACAGGTCGGAGTTCTTCTGGTCAGCCGAGTTGCACTGGTAGCCGCCGGTGAGCGGACCGGAGAAGTAGTGCTCGTAGCTGACGTTGAAGTTGTCGGCCATGGTCGGCTGCAGTTTGGCGTTGCCGCCACTGGCGCTGAAATAGGCCTGGTTCGGGTCGGTGTTCGGCAGGTGATTGATGTTGCCGCTAATCCCGAGGCTGGGATTCATCTGGTCCATGCGCGGACGCGACAAGGTGCGGGCCGCGCTGACGCGCAGGTCGTCGTTGTCGGTGAAACCGAAGATCAGGTTCGCGCTGGGCAGGTAGCGGGTGTAGCTGGTGCTGCCGCGCACCGGGATCAGGTCGAACCCGGTACCGGTGATGGCGCTGCCGGGCGCCACGCGCTCGCCGGTCGCACTCTGCGCGGTGTGCTGCACCTGCATGCCGAAGTTGCCGCGCAGGCTGACACCGCCGAGGTTGGTGTCGATGTTGAACTGGAAGTACGGCGTGAACACGTTCTCATGCGTTCGCCAGTTCGGCGGCGTGCCGGTGTTGGAACCGAACGTGGGCACGTTCACCAGGCTGCCGTTGTCGATCAGGGCGAACGGGTTGTAGCAAATCTGCGGGCCAATGCCCATGAACGACAGCGGATCGCAGCTGCTGCCGCCCTGGATCGGCGCGCTGGTGATGGCGTTGCCGCCGCTGATGGTGCCGCCACCCAGGGTCAGGAAGGCCTGGTCGATGTTGTAGGTCTTGTTGCGGCGGCTGTTGCTCACGCCGAACTCCAGGCTGGAGAACGGGCCGCTGGCGAAGCTGCGCTCCACCGAGAGGCGCACGTTGGCGAGGTAGTCGACGGTGCGCGGCGCGTTGATGAAGCCGGCCTGCACCACGTCGCTGCCGCCGCCCCAGCCCTGCGGGTCGGTCAGCATCACGCCCTGGGTGTTGTCCAGCGACGGGTTGACGTACAGCAGACCGTTGCCGAGTTCGTTGAAGCCGATGGTGTCGGTAGGGCCGCTCTTGTTGAAGCCGAAGCCCGAGTAGCTTTCCAGGTCCACGTCCTTGCGGGTGGCGCGCGAGTAGTTCGCGTCGACGTCCACCGACCAGTTCTCGTTGATCGTGAACTTGTTGTCCCAGTTGAAGTTGTAGACCCGGGCGCTGGTGCTGTTGTAGTCGTTGCGGATCACCGGCGACACCCCGGTGTAGACGCCGCTGGCGTCAAACCCGTTGACCGGCGTGGCCGAGGCGAGCGGCGCGCCGCCCCACCACAGCGGCAGTTCCATGCCCTTGGCCTGCTGGGTTTCCTTGTAGTTGTCGTAGGTGAGGTCGACGGTGCCGGTGTAGAACTCGTTCGGCTGCCACTGCACGGTGGCCAGAACGCCGTTGCGCTTCAGCGAATCGGTGATGCCGTAGTTCTTCGAGCCGCCGACCACGAGGTTGCCGTTGTTGTCGGTGGGGTAGCCCCACGGCGCCTGATGCTGGATCTGCGAGGGGTTGTCTTCCAGGTCCACGCCCAGGGTCACGCCCAGGGTGTGGTTGAGGAACTGGTCCACCCACACGCCATTGAGGTTGCGGCCCTTGTTGCTGACGCCCTTGCCCGGCGCCAGCTCGGACATGCTGTTCCAGATGTACTTGGCGTTGACCGCCGCTTCCATGCCGTTCTTTTCCAGCGGGCGGATCGTGTGCATGTCGACGGTGCCGGCCAGGCCCTGGCCGATCAGGTCGGCCTGCGGGCTCATGTGCACCACCACGTTGTCGAACCAGCTCGACGGGTACTGGTCGAATGCCACGTCGCGGTTGTTGTTCGTGCTGACCTGCTGGCCGCCATTGACCAGCGCGGTGGAGAAGTCGGGGCCGAGGCCGTGGATGGTCAGCACCTGCGGGCGACCGTCCACGGTCTGCACGGCGAGGCCGGGCAGGCGGCCCAGCGCGTCGGCGATGGAGACGCCCGGCAGCTTGCCGACCTGTTCGGCCGAAATCGCCTCGACGATGGTGCTGGCGTTCTTTTTCAGCGCGGTGGCGTTCTCGATCGAGCTGATGAAGCCGTTCACCTGCACGGCCTGCATCTGCTTCGCCTTGTCCTTCTTGTCGCGCGCGGACTTGGCGTTCGCGTCGGCGGACTGGTCGTTGCCTGTGCTCTGCTGGCTGTCCTGCTGCTGCGCGGCGGGCGCCGGCGCGGTGGCGGCATTGGCCACGGCACAGGTGCCGAAGCAAGCCGACGCGATCGCCATGGCCAGCAGCTTGTGTTTCATCAACATGTCTCGTCTCCCCACGAAATGGTCGGTGTCTGTCGTTGTCGCGGCGTGAACCTTCCGGCGATTCCATCGACGGTGGTCGTAGGCAGCCGGCTTGCATCTGCGCGCCCCGTCGCGTGATTGCATGTTAGGCCGGCGTTTTCGGCGCGAACGATTCGTGCATACGTATTCATGGCGCGGTGCCCGCGCCTTCGCTGCGGCGCAACAATGCGTGGCGGCGCGACTCGGCACACCGCGCCGCGTGACGCGCGAAGTCGCGGTGCGCCTGCATCGGCGCGTGGCGGCAACGCTGGCGTCAAATCGTTTGGACGTCCATTTGTTGCAAACGCATGACGCGACTGCAGCATCCATGAATACGTATGCAGCACTGTGCGGTATCGCCATGCCCTGCCACTAAGCTGGCTGCCGTTCGACGACAGGCAGCCCGTAGCGCCGTCTGTTTCACGTCATGGGGCAAGCAATGACCGACACACCATGGTGGCGCGGAGCCGTCATCTACCAGATCTACCCGCGCAGCTTCCTCGACACCGACGGCGACGGCGTGGGCGACCTGCCCGGCATCATCGAGCGGCTCGACTACGTGGCCGGACTGGGCGTGGACGCGATCTGGATCGCGCCGTTCTTCCGCTCGCCGATGGCGGACTTCGGCTACGACATCGCCGATCCCTGCGACGTCGATCCGCTGTTCGGCACGCTCGCCGATTTCGATCGCCTGCTGGCCGAGGCGCATGCGCGCGGCCTCAAGGTGATGATCGACCAGGTGCTCAGCCACACCTCGGACGAGCACGCCTGGTTCCGCGAAAGCCGGCAGAGCCGCGACAACCCGAGGGCGGACTGGTACGTGTGGGCCAACGCCAACGAGGACGGCACGCCGCCGAACAACTGGCTGTCGATCTTCGGCGGCAGCGCGTGGCGGTGGGAGCCGCGGCGCGGCCAGTATTACCTGCACAACTTCCTTGCCGGCCAGCCCGACCTCAACTTCCACCACCCGGCCGTGCGCGCGGCGGTGCTGGACAACCTGCGCTTCTGGCTGGACCGCGGCGTGGACGGCTTCCGGCTGGACTCGATCAACTTCTGTTTCCACGACGCGTTGCTGCGCGACAATCCGGCCAAGCCGAAGGCCGAGCGCACCGGTCGCGGCTTCAGCGCCGACAACCCCTACGCGTTCCAGTACCACTGGTACAACAACACGCAGCCGGAGAACCTCGCGTTTCTGGAAGAGCTGCGCGCATTGATGGACCGCTACCCCGGCAGCGCCACGCTGGGCGAGATCTCCTCGGAGGATTCGCTGGCCACCATGGCCGAGTACACCAGCGGCCATCGCCTGCACATGGGCTACAGCTTCGAACTGCTCACCGACGACTTCAGTGCCGCCTACATCCGCGACACCGTGCGCGCGCAGGAGGCGAAGATGACCGAGGGCTGGCCGTGCTGGGCGATCTCCAACCACGACGTGGAGCGCGTGCTCAGCCGCTGGGGTAGTCAGTTGCGGGGCAATGGCCATGCGTCCGCCGCGATGGCGAACCAGCTCACCGCGCTGGTCTGCTCGCTGCGCGGTTCGGTCTGCGTGTACCAGGGCGAGGAGCTGGGTTTGACCGAGGCCGAGCTGCCCTACGAGGCGCTGCGCGATCCCTACGGCATCGCCTTCTGGCCCGAGTTCAAGGGGCGCGACGGCTGCCGCACGCCGATGCCGTGGGGCGACGGCGAGCATGCCGGCTTCAGCGGCGCCGTGCCGTGGCTGCCGGTGCCGCCCGAGCATCGCGCGCTGAACGTGGCGCGCCAGCAGGCCGATCCCGCCTCCGCACTCAACGGCTACCGCCGCTTCATGCACTGGCGCCGCACCCAGCCCGCGCTGCGCCACGGCGCGATCCGCTTCCTCGACACCCCCGAGCCGGTGCTGGCCTTCGTGCGCGAACTCGGCGGGGAGCGCGTGCTGGTCGTGTTCAACCTCTCCGCCGCGCCGGTGGAATTCGCGCTGCCGCTGCCCGGGGAGCTGCGACCGCTCGAAGGCCACGGCCTGCTGGCCGGCACGCTGGCCGACGAGCGCCTGCGCCTGCCTGCCAACGGCAGCCTGTTCGCGCGGGTGATCTAGGTTGCCGATTCGACTCCCTCTCCTGCGTGCAGGGGAGGGTCGGGGTGGGGTGCTTCCGTCTTGAAGCCACACGCCTGAACTTGATTAGCGACAAAGCTCAGCGCGTACCCTCACCGTTCGCCCTGAGCGTAGGCCCGAAGGGCCGAAGTCGAAGGGTGATCACCGGCGAGCGCTTCGACTCCGCTTGCTATCGCAAGCGACGCTCAGCGCGAACGGAATTTTCTGCTGAACGTCATCGAGTCAGGTGCCGGGATGGGCATTGCGCGCGGGCGCAGGCATCATGGCGGCCCCTCCCCTCCGGTCATCGCCCGTGTCCGCGCACACCTCCCGCGCTTCCGTGCTGCTCGCGGTCGGCATGCTGCTGATCAGCATGAGCTCGTACCAGTTCGGCGCCGCGCTGGCCAAGCAGCTGTTTCCCGCGATCGGCGCGCAGGGCGCCACCGCCTGCCGGCTGGGCCTGGGCGCGCTGATCCTGCTGCTGGTGCGGCGACCCTGGCGCACCTGGCAGCGCGGCCGCGACCTGCGCGCGCTGTGGGGCTACGGCCTGTCGATCGGCGTGATGAACCTGGTGTTCTACATGTCGCTGCGCACGATCCCGCTGGGCATCGCGGTGGCGCTGGAGTTCACCGGACCGCTGGCGCTGGCCCTGTTCGGCTCGCGCCGGCTGCAGGACTTCATCTGGATCGCGCTGGTGGTGGCGGGCCTGCTCCTGCTGCTGCCGCTGCGCACGCAGGCGCATGCGCTCGATCCGGTCGGCGTGCTGTACGCGCTGGCCGCGGGCGTGGGCTGGGCGTGCTACATCGTGCTGGGCCAGCGCGCCGGCAGCGCGCACGGTGGCGACGCGGTGACCTGGGGCACTTCCATCGCGGCGCTGGTGGCGATCCCGGTTGGCGTGGTGCATGCCGGCAGCGCGCTGTTCAACCCCGCGCTGCTGCCGTTCGCGCTGGGCGTAGCCGTGCTCAGTTCCGCCCTGCCGTACTCGCTGGAGATGGTGGCGCTGACCCGCCTGCCGACGCGCAGCTTCGGCACCTTGCTGAGCCTGGAACCGGCTATCGCCGCGCTGGCCGGCGTGGCCCTGCTCGGCGAGCACTTGAGCCTGCTGCAGTGGTTGGCGATTGCGGCGATCATCGTGGCCGCGGCGGGAACCGCGCTCAGCGTGCGCAAGCCGGTGGCGGAGCCGCTGGTGAATTGAGCGCACGGGTTGGAGCGCGGCTGCGCTCGTCTTGGATTTTTTTGGCTTGGTCTTTTGCGCGCTGATGCAAGTTTCAAAGCGGTTTCGTGCCGCTGTCGCGGCCCGAGTTACTTTTCTCTTGCGTGGTCAAGAGAAAAGTAACCAAAAGAGAAGGCCACCCCGCGGCGGCGCTTTCCGCCCATCCCTGGGCGGAAAGTCCGTGAGCCGTGGCCGGGCTTTTCGAGCGGGCTCCTGCCCGCGCGAAAAGGCGAGCCCATCCGTGGGCTCGCCCGCTGCGCGGCCTGATCGTCCACAGCTCACCGCCGCCGAGGGGGCCCGGAAAAGCTGGCGCGCATCGTGCGCGCCAGAAGCAACGTCAATAGCAACGTCAACGTCAACGTCAACAGCAACAGCGGAGCGCCGTGCGGCGCGCGGCGCTTTTGCCTTGGCTTTTCAAGAAGTGCGCGCAGGAGCGCGCTGCTCTACCCGGGGCCCCTATGGCGCGGCGGGCGGGTGCAGGAAAGTCCGCAGGATGGCCCGCAAGGATGCGGGCCAGTTTTCCGCCGGTACAGGGATGTGCCGTCGGAAAACCCCGTAACCCGCCCGCGCACCCGCAGGGCAGGATGCCCGGAGGGCGCGCCATCGGGGTGCCGTTTCTCTTTGGTTCCTTTCTCTTTGGGCACGCAAAGAGAAAGGAACTCGGCCACCGGCAGGTGGACGAAACCGCTTTGTCGCTTGCGACGAGTTCACCTCGTCAAAAGAAATTAGCCACTCCGCGGCGAGCACCCGCCCTCACCCCGACCCTCTTCGTCGCTCCTCAAGGCAGGGCCATCCATGGCCCTTTCCCGCGTCCCGAAGAGGAGAGGGAGAAAAGCGCCTCAGCGCCGCCGCGACCCCTTCAGGCTGCTGAGCGAGAAGCTCGCCATTTCGCCGCCGCCGGGCAGGCGTCGCGACTGGCCCGGCGGCGGGCCCCAGGCGTGCGCGGTCACCACTTCCCAGGTGGCGGGGATGCGGCCGTCCGTGCGCATCGACTCGTACGCTGTGAGCATGGCGCGGTAGTGCGACTTGCCGGTGAGGTGGCGTTCGCGCGCAGCGTCGGCGTGGGTGGCGCCCAGCCCGCGCAGCTCTTCCAGCAGCTTGCGCGGCTCACTGTAGGTGAGCGTGTAGCGTTCCACGTCCAGCACCGGGTCGCGCAGGCCGGCGTTGAGCATCGCGTCGCCGATGTCGTGCATGTCGAGAAAGCGGCTGACATGGGAATGGCCGTCCACCGCGGCCCAGGCCGCGCGCAGCTCCTTCAGCGTGTCGGGGCCGAAGGTGGAGAACGCGAGCAGACCGCCGGGCTTCAGCACGCGCGCGCATTCGCCGAACAGCGCGGCGAGGTCGTCGATCCACTGGAAGCACAGGTTGGAGTGCAGCAGGTCCACGCTGTGGTCGGGGAAGGGCAGCGCCGTGGCCTCGGCGCAGACGCGGCGGAACGGCTTCAGCCAGCCGCTGTGCGCCTTCGCCGCGCGCAGCATCGGCAGCGCGAGGTCGACCGCGACCACCTCGGCCTTCGGATAGCGCTGTTTCAGCTGCGCGGTGCCGCGGCCGGTGCCGGCGCCCACGTCGAGCACGCGCTCGGGGAGCAGCCCTTTGCGGTCCGGGGATTCGTCGTAGAAGGTGAGCCGGTCGAGCAACTGGCCTTGCACTTCGCGCTGCAAGGCATCGTGCTGTTCGTAGCTGCGCGCGGCGCGGCCGAAGTTGCGACGCACCTGGGCGCGGTCGAGGTGGAACTCATTCATCGAAACTGTCCAGCAAGGGTTGCAGCGCCTGCGCGACCTCGTCGGCGTGGGCGAAGAACGGCGCGTGGCCGGCGTGCTCGATCTGCGCGTAGCGGCCGTGTGCCTGCTGTGCCGACCACTCCATCGCCTGCGGATGCACCAGGCGGTCGCGACGGCCGGCGATCCAGGCACTCGGTTGCCGCAGCGACGGCAACTGCGCGCGCAGGTCGCGGGTTTCCAGGATGCGGATGCCTTCCTGCAGCACGCGCAACTCGGGCTCGCCGCGGGCGAAGGCGAGCTCGCGCAGGCGACGCAGTTCGGCGCGCGGATCGGCACTGCCCATCGCCTCGAGCGCAAGGAAGCGATCGATGGTGGTGTGGTAATCGGTTTCCAGATCCAGTGCGAGCTGGTGCACCAGCGTCGCGTCGCTGCCCCAGGGCCAGCTGTCGTCGCGCACGAAGCGCGGCGTCGCGCACAGCATGGCGAGGCCGCGCACCTGCTGCGGTTGTTCCAGCGCGGCAGTGAGCGCGATCAGCCCGCCCAGCGACCAGCCCAGCCACAGCGCCGGCGGCGTGGCTTGCGCGATCGCCGCGGCGCAGGCGGAAGGCTCCAGCGGCAGGCCGCAGTCGCGCGACCAGCCGTGGCCGGGCAGGTCCACCACGTGCATCGTGCAGCGATCCGCCAGTGCGTCGACCAAGGGCGCCAGCACGCCGCCATGCATCGCCCAGCCGTGCAGCAGCACCAGCGGGATCGGGCCGCGGCCCGCCTTTTCGATGTATAGGCTCATGATCCCCTCTCCCCTGCGGGGAGAGGGTGCCCCGAAGGGGTGGGAGAGGGGGCGGGGCTTGCAGAGGCGTTGCCCAGAGCGGGCTCTGGTGTTGGTTTCTCGCAAGAGCCTGCCTTCTCCCCCAACCCCTCTCCCGCAAGCGGGAGAGGGGAGATGGTTGTGGGGAGCAGGTTTGCATCCACCGCCCCACGCCCGTCGAACACGAAGCAGTCCCCCTGCCAATGCGCGCCATCGGTGAGTTCGAGGTACTTGAGTATCCCGCCTTCGAGCTGGTGCACGCGCTCGATGCCGAGCGCCTGCATGTGCAGCGCGGCCTTCTCGCAACGAATGCCGCCGGTGCAGTACGACACCACGGTCTTGCCCGCGTAGCGCGCACGGTCGGCGGCCACGGCGGCGGGAAACCCGGTGAAGCTGGCGAGGCGGTAGTCCACTGCCTGCGTGAACTTGCCGACTTCGATCTCGTAGTCGTTGCGGGTGTCCAGCAGCAGCACTTCGCGGCCGTCGTCGTCGTGGCCCTGGTCCAGCCAGCGTTGCAGCGTGGGCGCGTCCACCGCCGGCGCGCGGCCGCCTTCGGGGCGGATCGTCGGCCGGTGCATGGTGATGATTTCCTTCTTCAGCCGCACGCGCAGTCGGCCGAACGGCACGTCGTCGGAGAGGGATTCTTTCGCCTCCATTCCCGCGAAACGCGCGTCCGCGCGCAGCCACGCCATGAACGCGTCCACTGCCTCGCGCGGACCGGCGAGGAACAGGTTGATGCCTTCCGGTGCCAGCAGCACGGTGCCCTTCAGCGCCAGCGCGCTGGCGCGTTCGAGCACGCGCTCGCGCAGCTCGGGCAGGTCGTCCAGCGCGACGAAGCGGTAGGCGGCGAGGTTGACGATACTCATGGGGACAAGGCGATGAAGCGACTCGACATTATACGGGGCCGCCCGCGCCGGCCGGTTTCGGCAAGGCAGCCAGCGCGTCGAGCAGGCGGTCGATGTGCTCGTCCGTATGCGCCGCGCTGAGCGTGATGCGCAGCCGCGCCCGGCCTTGCGGCACCGTGGGCGGACGGATCGCGGTGACCAGCAGCCCGCGTCGTTCCAGCGCCTGCGCGGCTTCCAGCGCGACCTGTGCGTCGCCCAGCAGCAGCGGCTGGATCGCGCTGGGCGAGTCCATCAGCGGTAGCCCGAGTTGCGCCGCGCCGGTGCGGAAGCGGGCGATCGTGGCCTGCAGCTTCTCGCGGCGCCAGCTTTCGTGGCGCGCGATCTCCACCGCTGCGCAGGCTGCCGCGGCCAGCGCGGGCGGCATCGCGGTGGTGTAGATGTACGGCCGCGCGAATTGCAGCAGGCCGTCGATCAGCGCGGCGGAACCAGCCACGAAGGCGCCGCTGCAGCCCAGTGCCTTGCCCAGCGTGGCCATCAGCACCGGTGCTTCGCGCTGCGACAAGCCAGCGGCGCGCACGCTACCGGCGCCATCGTCCCCCAGCACGCCGAGCCCGTGTGCATCGTCCACCATCAGCGTGGCGTGTTCGCGCGCGCACAGTGCGGCGAGCGCGGCCAGGGGCGCCACGTCGCCGTCCATGCTGAACACGCCGTCGGTGGCGAGCAGGGCGGCGGCATCCGGGCGGCTGCGCAACTGGCGCGCGGCGGCTTCGATGTCGGCATGTGGGTAGCGCTTCAACTCGGCACCGGCGAGCTGCGCGCCGTCGAGCAGGCAGGCGTGGTTGAGCTTGTCCTGCACGCAGAGATCGCCGCGCGCCAGCAGCGCCTGCATCGTGCCGAGGTTCGCCATGTAGCCGGTGGAGAACAGCAGCGCACACTCGCGCCCGGTCCATTCGGCCAGGGCCTCTTCCAATTGCGCGTGCTCGCGGCGATGGCCGCAGATCAGGTGCGCCGAGCCGCTCCCCACGCCTTCGTCATCGGCGGCGCGTTTCAGCGCGGCGATCAGCTGCGGGTGTTGCGAAAGCCCGAGGTAATCGTTGCTGCAG encodes the following:
- the bioF gene encoding 8-amino-7-oxononanoate synthase: MPITPSLHQASKLESPLPQATIGGEGRGEGATLASRPDLLERLAIQTFERDQANLRRRLRTIEHAEGPWLESDGRRLLGFCSNDYLGLSQHPQLIAALKRAADDEGVGSGSAHLICGHRREHAQLEEALAEWTGRECALLFSTGYMANLGTMQALLARGDLCVQDKLNHACLLDGAQLAGAELKRYPHADIEAAARQLRSRPDAAALLATDGVFSMDGDVAPLAALAALCAREHATLMVDDAHGLGVLGDDGAGSVRAAGLSQREAPVLMATLGKALGCSGAFVAGSAALIDGLLQFARPYIYTTAMPPALAAAACAAVEIARHESWRREKLQATIARFRTGAAQLGLPLMDSPSAIQPLLLGDAQVALEAAQALERRGLLVTAIRPPTVPQGRARLRITLSAAHTDEHIDRLLDALAALPKPAGAGGPV